Within Streptomyces sp. SS1-1, the genomic segment CCGGCAAGCTGGTCGACATCGGTGAGGCGGTCGGCATCATCGCCGCCCAGTCCATCGGTGAGCCCGGCACCCAGCTGACGATGCGTACCTTCCACACCGGTGGTGTGGCCGGTGACGACATCACCCAGGGTCTGCCGCGTGTCGTCGAGCTCTTCGAGGCCCGTACCCCGAAGGGTGTCGCCCCGATCTCCGAGGCCACCGGCCGCGTGCGGATCGAGGAGACCGAGAAGACCAAGAAGATCGTCGTCACCCCGGACGACGGCAGCGACGAGACGGCGTACCCGATCTCGAAGCGCGCCCGTCTCCTGGTCAGCGAGGGCGAGCACGTCGAGGTGGGCCAGAAGCTCACCGTGGGTGCCACCAACCCGCACGACGTGCTGCGCATCCTGGGTCAGCGTGCCGTCCAGGTCCACCTGGTCGGCGAGGTCCAGAAGGTCTACAACTCGCAGGGTGTGTCGATCCACGACAAGCACATCGAGATCATCATCCGGCAGATGCTCCGCCGCGTGACGATCATCGAGTCCGGCGACGCCGAGCTGCTGCCCGGCGAGCTGGTCGAGCGCTCGAAGTTCGAGACCGAGAACCGTCGTGTGGTCCAGGAGGGCGGTCACCCGGCCTCCGGCCGGCCGCAGCTCATGGGTATCACCAAGGCCTCGCTGGCCACGGAGTCCTGGCTGTCGGCGGCGTCCTTCCAGGAGACGACGCGAGTCCTCACGGACGCGGCGATCAACGCCAAGTCCGACTCGCTCATCGGCCTCAAGGAGAACGTCATCATCGGTAAGCTCATCCCGGCCGGTACGGGTCTGTCCCGCTACCGCAACATCCGGGTCGAGCCGACCGAGGAGGCCAAGGCCGCGATGTACTCGGCCGTCGGCTACGACGACATCGACTACTCGCCGTTCGGCACGGGCTCCGGCCAGGCCGTTCCGCTGGAGGACTACGACTACGGTCCGTACAACCAGTAAGCGAGCGATCGTGTGAAGGGCGGTCACCCCTCGGGGTGGCCGCCCTTCGGCGTGTCCGGGGCCGGCTCCGGGATCCCTCAGGGTCCGACCCCGATGCCCTGACGGCCGGTTCGGCGCATGATGGAGGGACTCCGACCGTTACGGGGGAGGTGCTCCATGACTCAGCCGTCGTGGCCGCCGTGGCGGCCCTGGCAGGGGCCCGGGCCGCAGCCGTGGCCGAGGGGTGGAGGTGGTGCGCCGCGGCCCTGGGCACCGGCCGCCGCCCCCGCGATGCTCGCCTCGCACGCCGACCGGGAGCGCGCCGTGGACGTGCTCAGGGCAGGGTTCGGGGAGGGGCGCCTGGAGAAGCCCGAGTTCGACCAGCGGGTGGCGCGGGCCTACGCGGCCCGTACGGTGGGGGAGCTGGCCCTGCTGGTGGCCGACCTGCCCCAGGGCCCCCTGCCGCTGCCGGCGCCCGTCACGCCCGTGCCGCGGACCTTCCTGCCATACGACCGGCCGCGGACCAACGGCAAGGCGGTCGGTTCGGCCGTGTGCGGGGTGCTCTGCCTGATGAGTTTCGGCCTGGCCGGCATACCGGCCGTCGTGCTGGGGCACTCGGCCCGCGCCGAGATACGGCGCACGGGCGAGAGCGGTGACGGGCTCGCGCTGACGGGGCTCGTCCTCGGCTGGCTGTCGAACGCGGCGTGGGCGGCGCTGCTGACGCTGATGATCGTGGCCGCGGCCGTGTCCGCGTGACGGTGGCGGGCGCGCGGTGAGAGGTCTGTGACGTGGCCGGATCGACCGGACGAAGATCGTTGTCGCCGTGTGGTCTTGACATCGGCCGCATGGCGATGCGGGCGAGACCCATTTGTTTTGACCGCAGCGAATGCGATAGGTACGCTCAGACCTTGTGCCTGGGGTGTGCCCTGGCTCTTGTGCGTGCCTTCAGACCGTACAGCGAGCTGTGAGCGGCCACCGTGATCTGTGCTCTTTTCGCCTCGCGGCGGGAGTCCGCCGGATTCGACACACCCGACCGCGTGGGTCGGTGACGTTCCAGGTTAGCTTCACCATTCGGCACACAGAAACCGGAGAAGTAGTGCCTACGATCCAGCAGCTGGTCCGCAAGGGCCGGCAGGACAAGGTCGAGAAGAACAAGACGCCCGCACTCGAGGGTTCCCCTCAGCGTCGTGGCGTCTGCACGCGTGTGTTCACGACCACCCCGAAGAAGCCGAACTCGGCCCTGCGTAAGGTCGCGCGTGTGCGTCTGACCAGCGGGATCGAGGTCACCGCTTACATTCCGGGTGAGGGACACAACCTGCAGGAGCACTCCATCGTGCTCGTGCGCGGCGGCCGTGTGAAGGACCTGCCGGGTGTTCGCTACAAGATCATCCGCGGCTCCCTCGACACCCAGGGTGTCAAGAACCGCAAGCAGGCCCGCAGCCGCTACGGCGCCAAGAAGGAGAAGTAAGAATGCCTCGTAAGGGCCCCGCCCCGAAGCGCCCGGTCATCATCGACCCGGTCTACGGCTCTCCTCTGGTGACCTCCCTGATCAACAAGGTGCTGCTGAACGGCAAGCGCTCCACCGCCGAGCGCATCGTCTACGGCGCCATGGAGGGCCTGCGTGAGAAGACGGGCAACGACCCGATCATCACGCTGAAGCGCGCTCTTGAGAACATCAAGCCGACCCTCGAGGTCAAGTCCCGCCGTGTCGGTGGTGCGACGTACCAGGTCCCGATCGAGGTCAAGCCCGGTCGCGCCAACACGCTCGCGCTGCGCTGGCTGGTCGGTTACTCCCGCGCCCGTCGCGAGAAGACCATGACCGAGCGTCTGCTCAACGAGCTCCTCGACGCCTCCAACGGCCTGGGTGCCGCTGTGAAGAAGCGCGAGGACACGCACAAGATGGCCGAGTCCAACAAGGCCTTCGCGCACTACCGCTGGTAGTCGCTCCCCACATCGAGACCGAGAGAAGACTGAAGCCTTATGGCTACCACTTCACTTGACCTGGCCAGGGTCCGAAACATCGGGATCATGGCCCACATCGACGCGGGCAAGACGACCACCACCGAGCGGATTCTGTTCTACACCGGTGTGTCCTACAAGATCGGTGAGGTCCACGACGGCGCTGCCACCATGGACTGGATGGAGCAGGAGCAGGAGCGTGGCATCACGATCACGTCTGCTGCCACCACCTGTCACTGGCCGCTCGAAGACAACGACTACACCATCAACATCATCGACACCCCCGGGCACGTCGACTTCACCGTCGAGGTGGAGCGGTCCCTGCGTGTGCTCGATGGTGCCGTGACGGTGTTCGACGGTGTCGCCGGTGTCGAGCCCCAGTCCGAGACGGTGTGGCGTCAGGCCGACCGTTACGGCGTCCCGCGCATCTGCTTCGTCAACAAGCTGGACCGTACCGGCGCCGAGTTCCACCGCTGCGTGGACATGATCTCGGACCGCCTGGGCGCCCAGCCGCTCGTCATGCAGCTCCCGATCGGCGCCGAGGCCGACTTCAAGGGCGTCGTGGACCTGGTCCGCATGAAGGCGCTCGTGTGGTCCGCCGAGGCCGCCAAGGGCGAGATGTACGACGTCGTCGACATCCCGGCCACGCACACCGAGGCCGCCGAGGAGTGGCGCGGCAAGCTGGTCGAGGCCGTCGCGGAGAACGACGAAGAGATCATGGAGCTGTACCTCGAGGGCCAGGAGCCCACCGAGGAGCAGCTGTACGCCGCGATCCGTCGCATCACCATCGCGTCCGGCAAGTCCAGCGACACCACGGTCACCCCGGTGTTCTGTGGCACCGCGTTCAAGAACAAGGGCGTCCAGCCCCTGCTCGACGCGGTCGTGCGCTACCTGCCGACCCCGCTCGACGTCGAGGCCATCGAGGGCCACGACGTGAAGGACCCCGAGCTGGTCGTCAAGCGCAAGCCGTCCGACGACGAGCCGCTGTCCGCGCTGGCGTTCAAGATCATGAGCGACCCGCACCTCGGCAAGCTCACCTTCGTCCGGGTCTACTCGGGCCGCCTGGAGTCCGGCACCGCCGTGCTGAACTCCGTCAAGGGCAAGAAGGAGCGCATCGGCAAGATCTACCGCATGCACGCGAACAAGCGTGAGGAGATCGAGTCGGTGGGCGCCGGCGACATCGTCGCCGTCATGGGCCTGAAGCAGACCACCACCGGTGAGACGCTGTCCGACGACAAGCAGCCGGTGATCCTGGAGTCCATGGACTTCCCGGCGCCGGTCATCCAGGTCGCGATCGAGCCCAAGTCCAAGGGCGACCAGGAGAAGCTGGGTGTCGCCATCCAGCGTCTCGCGGAGGAGGACCCCTCCTTCCAGGTCCACTCGGACGAGGAGACCGGTCAGACCATCATCGGCGGTATGGGCGAGCTGCACCTCGAGGTGCTGGTCGACCGTATGCGCCGTGAGTTCAAGGTCGAGGCCAACGTCGGCAAGCCGCAGGTCGCCTACCGCGAGACGATCCGCAAGGCCGTCGAGCGCGTCGACTACACGCACAAGAAGCAGACTGGTGGTACCGGCCAGTTCGCGAAGGTGCAGATCGCGATCGAGCCGATCGAGGGCGGCGACGCCTCGTACGAGTTCGTGAACAAGGTCACCGGTGGCCGTATCCCGAAGGAGTACATCCCTTCGGTGGACGCCGGTGCGCAGGAGGCCATGCAGTTCGGCATCCTCGCGGGCTACGAGATGACCGGCGTGCGCGTCACGCTGATCGACGGTGGCTACCACGAGGTCGACTCCTCCGAGCTCGCGTTCAAGATCGCCGGCTCGCAGGCCTTCAAGGAGGCCGCGCGCAAGGCCAGCCCCGTGCTGCTCGAGCCGATGATGGCCGTCGAGGTCACCACGCCCGAGGACTACATGGGCGAGGTCATCGGTGACATCAACTCCCGCCGTGGCCAGATCCAGGCCATGGAGGAGCGGGCGGGTGCTCGCGTCGTGAAGGGCCTCGTGCCCCTCTCGGAGATGTTCGGTTACGTCGGCGACCTGCGCAGCAAGACGTCCGGCCGGGCCAGCTACTCCATGCAGTTCGACTCCTACGCCGAGGTTCCGCGGAACGTCGCCGAGGAGATCATCGCGAAGGCCAAGGGCGAGTAACGCACCGCGTTCACACGCTTTAGGCTTGACTCCGGAGCCTCAGGGGGCATTCCACCGCAACAGCGGGCGGAATGCCCCGGGGCCCGGGCTTTCCAGCAAAGATCACCTGGCGCCGATGAAGCAAGGCGTTCAGAACCACTCCACAGGAGGACCCCGTGGCGAAGGCGAAGTTCGAGCGGACTAAGCCCCACGTCAACATCGGCACCATCGGTCACATCGACCACGGTAAGACGACCCTCACGGCCGCCATTACCAAGGTGCTGCACGACGCGTACCCGGACCTGAACGAGGCCTCGGCCTTCGACCAGATCGACAAGGCTCCCGAGGAGCGCCAGCGCGGTATCACCATCTCCATCGCGCACGTCGAGTACCAGACGGAGACCCGTCACTACGCCCACGTCGACTGCCCCGGTCACGCGGACTACATCAAGAACATGATCACGGGTGCGGCGCAGATGGACGGCGCCATCCTCGTGGTCGCCGCCACCGACGGCCCGATGCCGCAGACCAAGGAGCACGTGCTCCTGGCCCGCCAGGTCGGCGTTCCGTACATCGTCGTCGCCCTGAACAAGGCCGACATGGTGGACGACGAGGAGATCCTGGAGCTCGTCGAGCTCGAGGTGCGTGAGCTCCTCTCCGAGTACGAGTTCCCGGGCGACGACGTTCCCGTCGTCAAGGTCTCGGCGCTCAAGGCGCTCGAGGGCGACAAGGAGTGGGGCCAGTCGGTCCTAGACCTGATGGCCGCCGTCGACGAGGCGATCCCGCAGCCCGAGCGTGACGTCGACAAGCCGTTCCTGATGCCGATCGAGGACGTCTTCACCATCACCGGTCGCGGTACGGTCGTCACCGGCCGTATCGAGCGTGGTGTCCTCAAGGTCAACGAGACCGTCGACATCATCGGCATCAAGCCGGAGAAGACCACCACCACGGTCACCGGCATCGAGATGTTCCGCAAGCTGCTCGACGAGGGCCAGGCCGGTGAGAACGTCGGTCTGCTGCTCCGCGGCATCAAGCGCGAGGACGTCGAGCGCGGCCAGGTCATCATCAAGCCCGGTTCGGTCACCCCGCACACCGAGTTCGAGGCCCAGGCCTACATCCTGTCCAAGGACGAGGGTGGCCGCCACACGCCGTTCTTCAACAACTACCGTCCGCAGTTCTACTTCCGTACGACGGACGTGACCGGCGTCGTGACCCTCCCCGAGGGCACCGAGATGGTCATGCCGGGTGACAACACCGAGATGAAGGTGGAGCTCATCCAGCCCGTCGCCATGGAAGAGGGCCTGAAGTTCGCCATCCGTGAGGGTGGCCGGACGGTCGGCGCCGGCCAGGTCACCAAGATCAACAAGTAATCTTGTCGGTCTGACCTGGTAGCTCCAGCGCGAGCACCTGAAGGGGCCCGCACGACTTCGGTCGTGCGGGCCCTTTCGCATGCCCGGAGACACGTCCGGGCGCGGTTCGTCAGGGGGTGCGGCGCAGGCCGTCGACCAGGACGGCGGCGAGCCCGCGGGCGTCGTAGTCGGGGTCGTTCTCGGCGCCGATGCACAGGTTGCCGACGCCGCGCAGCAGGGTGAGCGCCGTGATGTCGTCGCGGATCTCGCCGGCGGCGGCCGAGGCGGACAGCAGGTCGGCGCAGACGGGCACCAGACGGTCCAGGAAGTAGTCGTGCAGGGCGGCGAACCCGGACTGGTCGGAGCGCAGCACGGCGGCGAGGCCGTGCTTGGTGACCAGGAAGTCCACGAACAGGTCGATCCAGCGGCGCAGGGCCGCGTGCGGGGTCGGGCCCTCGGCGAGCAGGGCCGGGCCGGCCTCGGCGCAGGCGTCCACCTGGTGCCGGTAGACGGCGATGATCAGGTCCGCGCGGGTCGGGAAGTGCCGGTAGAGGGTGCCCGTGCCGACGCCGGCCCGGGCGGCGATGTCCCGCACCGGGGCGTCCACGCCCGCGGTGACGAAGACCGCGGCGGCCGCGTCGAGCAGCGTCTCCTTGTTGCGCCGGGCGTCCTTCCGCCGGGACGGTGCCGCGCTCGTGCCGCGCTGGTCGCTCTCGCTCACCGCGTCGCTCCTCGCTCTCTCGCCGGGTCCCCGCATGGTCTCACGCAGGCGGAACGGAGCCGTCGTACGTCTGCGCTTGCGGAAGCGGAACAACGTTCCGTATCGTGGGAGGCGTACCGGAACGTTGTTCCGCTTCCAGTGTAGGAGACTTCCATGCAGTACCGCACGCTCGGCCGCACCGGCGTCCAGGTCAGCACGCTCGCGCTCGGCGCCATGAACTTCGGCGCCATCGGGCGCACCACCCAGGACGAGGCCACCGCCATCGTCGACGCGGCCCTGGAGGCCGGCGTCAACCTCATCGACACCGCCGACTTCTACGGCGAGGGCGAGTCCGAGGAGATGGTCGGCAAGGCCATCGCGGGTCGCCGCGACGACCTGGTCCTGGCCACCAAGGCCACCATGCCGATCGGGGAGGAGCGCAACCACCGTGGCAGCTCCCGCCGCTGGCTCTACAAGGCCCTCGACGACAGCCTGCGCCGCCTCGGCGTCGACCACGTCGACCTGTTCCAGATCCACCGCTGGGACCCCACGACGACCGACGAGGAGACCCTGTCGGCCCTGACCGACCTCCAGCGCGCCGGGAAGATCCGCTACTTCGGCTCCTCCACCTTCCCCGCCTACCGCATCGTGCAGGCGCAGTGGGCCGCCCGCGAGCTGCGTCTGGGCCGGTACGTCACCGAGCAGCCCAGCTACTCGATCCTCCAGCGCGGCATCGAGTCGCACGTCCTCCCGGTGACCCAGGAGTACGGCCTCGGCGTGCTGGTGTGGAGCCCGCTCGCCTCGGGCTGGCTGTCCGGCGCGGTCCGCAAGGGCCAGGAGGTGACCACGAGCCGCTCGAAGGTGCTGCCCGAGCGCTTCGACCTCTCGATCCCCTCCAACCAGGCCCGCAGCGAGGCCGTCGAGCGGCTGGCCGTGGTCGCCGACGAGGCCGGGCTCACCCTGATCCAGCTGGCCCTGGGATTCGTCAACGCGCACCCCGCCGTGACCGCCGCGCTCATCGGCCCCCGCACGCTGGAGCATCTGCACTCCCAGCTCGCCGCCGCCGACACCGTGCTCTCCGCCGACGTCCTCGACGCGATCGACGAGATCGTCGCCCCCGGCACCGACCTGGCCCCGCAGGAGAAGTTCGACACGCCGCCCGCGCTGCTCGACGTGTCCCTGCGCCGCCGCTGACCGGGACGGACGGCACCTGATGTCCGGCATCCCCCGGCCCAGCTTCGGGATCATGACCGCGCCCTCGCAGGTCGGCTACGACGACCTCGTCCGCGTCTGGCGCGAGGCGGACGAGGTCCCCGAGATCGAGCACGCCTGGCTGTTCGACCACCTCATGCCCATCTTCGGCGACCCCCAGGGTCCGGTCTTCGAGGGCTGGACGCTGCTCGCCGCCCTCGCGGCGCAGACCCGGCGGCTCCGGCTCGGCGTGATGGTGACCAGCAACCGGTTCCGGGCGCCCGCGCATCTCGCCAAGATCGCGACGACGGTGGACGTCGTCTCCGGCGGGCGGCTGGACTTCGGCATCGGGGTCGGCTCACGGCCCCACCCGCCGGAGGCCCGGCGCGAGTACCCGGCCCACGGTCTGCCCTTCCTGGAGCCGGCCCGGGCGGTCGAGAGCCTCGCCGAGGCGTGCACGGTGATCCGCCGGCTGTGGACCGCGGACGAGCCGTTCGACTTCCACGGCACCCATCACCGGCTGACCGGGGCCTTCGCCCGCCCCAGGCCCGTGCAGCGCCCGCATCCGCCGATCCTCGTCGGCGGCCGGTCGTCGGCGACGCTGCGGGTGGCCGCGGTCCACGCCGACGTGTGGAACGTGCCGGGCGGCGACATCGACGACGTGGTGCGGCGCAGCGCCCTGCTGGACCGGTACTGCGCCGACATCGGCCGCGACCCGGCGTCGATCGTCCGGTCGATCCACCTGCCGGTCGACACCGGCCGGCCCGGCGCCGTGCGGGACGCCGTGGGGGAGGCGCTGGAGGCGGGGTTCCGGCACGTCGTGCT encodes:
- a CDS encoding DUF1707 and DUF4190 domain-containing protein translates to MTQPSWPPWRPWQGPGPQPWPRGGGGAPRPWAPAAAPAMLASHADRERAVDVLRAGFGEGRLEKPEFDQRVARAYAARTVGELALLVADLPQGPLPLPAPVTPVPRTFLPYDRPRTNGKAVGSAVCGVLCLMSFGLAGIPAVVLGHSARAEIRRTGESGDGLALTGLVLGWLSNAAWAALLTLMIVAAAVSA
- a CDS encoding TetR/AcrR family transcriptional regulator, with product MSESDQRGTSAAPSRRKDARRNKETLLDAAAAVFVTAGVDAPVRDIAARAGVGTGTLYRHFPTRADLIIAVYRHQVDACAEAGPALLAEGPTPHAALRRWIDLFVDFLVTKHGLAAVLRSDQSGFAALHDYFLDRLVPVCADLLSASAAAGEIRDDITALTLLRGVGNLCIGAENDPDYDARGLAAVLVDGLRRTP
- a CDS encoding LLM class flavin-dependent oxidoreductase; translated protein: MSGIPRPSFGIMTAPSQVGYDDLVRVWREADEVPEIEHAWLFDHLMPIFGDPQGPVFEGWTLLAALAAQTRRLRLGVMVTSNRFRAPAHLAKIATTVDVVSGGRLDFGIGVGSRPHPPEARREYPAHGLPFLEPARAVESLAEACTVIRRLWTADEPFDFHGTHHRLTGAFARPRPVQRPHPPILVGGRSSATLRVAAVHADVWNVPGGDIDDVVRRSALLDRYCADIGRDPASIVRSIHLPVDTGRPGAVRDAVGEALEAGFRHVVLGLPAPFPAGIARWVAEEVIRPSAG
- the tuf gene encoding elongation factor Tu, producing MAKAKFERTKPHVNIGTIGHIDHGKTTLTAAITKVLHDAYPDLNEASAFDQIDKAPEERQRGITISIAHVEYQTETRHYAHVDCPGHADYIKNMITGAAQMDGAILVVAATDGPMPQTKEHVLLARQVGVPYIVVALNKADMVDDEEILELVELEVRELLSEYEFPGDDVPVVKVSALKALEGDKEWGQSVLDLMAAVDEAIPQPERDVDKPFLMPIEDVFTITGRGTVVTGRIERGVLKVNETVDIIGIKPEKTTTTVTGIEMFRKLLDEGQAGENVGLLLRGIKREDVERGQVIIKPGSVTPHTEFEAQAYILSKDEGGRHTPFFNNYRPQFYFRTTDVTGVVTLPEGTEMVMPGDNTEMKVELIQPVAMEEGLKFAIREGGRTVGAGQVTKINK
- the fusA gene encoding elongation factor G, producing the protein MATTSLDLARVRNIGIMAHIDAGKTTTTERILFYTGVSYKIGEVHDGAATMDWMEQEQERGITITSAATTCHWPLEDNDYTINIIDTPGHVDFTVEVERSLRVLDGAVTVFDGVAGVEPQSETVWRQADRYGVPRICFVNKLDRTGAEFHRCVDMISDRLGAQPLVMQLPIGAEADFKGVVDLVRMKALVWSAEAAKGEMYDVVDIPATHTEAAEEWRGKLVEAVAENDEEIMELYLEGQEPTEEQLYAAIRRITIASGKSSDTTVTPVFCGTAFKNKGVQPLLDAVVRYLPTPLDVEAIEGHDVKDPELVVKRKPSDDEPLSALAFKIMSDPHLGKLTFVRVYSGRLESGTAVLNSVKGKKERIGKIYRMHANKREEIESVGAGDIVAVMGLKQTTTGETLSDDKQPVILESMDFPAPVIQVAIEPKSKGDQEKLGVAIQRLAEEDPSFQVHSDEETGQTIIGGMGELHLEVLVDRMRREFKVEANVGKPQVAYRETIRKAVERVDYTHKKQTGGTGQFAKVQIAIEPIEGGDASYEFVNKVTGGRIPKEYIPSVDAGAQEAMQFGILAGYEMTGVRVTLIDGGYHEVDSSELAFKIAGSQAFKEAARKASPVLLEPMMAVEVTTPEDYMGEVIGDINSRRGQIQAMEERAGARVVKGLVPLSEMFGYVGDLRSKTSGRASYSMQFDSYAEVPRNVAEEIIAKAKGE
- a CDS encoding aldo/keto reductase; the protein is MQYRTLGRTGVQVSTLALGAMNFGAIGRTTQDEATAIVDAALEAGVNLIDTADFYGEGESEEMVGKAIAGRRDDLVLATKATMPIGEERNHRGSSRRWLYKALDDSLRRLGVDHVDLFQIHRWDPTTTDEETLSALTDLQRAGKIRYFGSSTFPAYRIVQAQWAARELRLGRYVTEQPSYSILQRGIESHVLPVTQEYGLGVLVWSPLASGWLSGAVRKGQEVTTSRSKVLPERFDLSIPSNQARSEAVERLAVVADEAGLTLIQLALGFVNAHPAVTAALIGPRTLEHLHSQLAAADTVLSADVLDAIDEIVAPGTDLAPQEKFDTPPALLDVSLRRR
- the rpsL gene encoding 30S ribosomal protein S12; protein product: MPTIQQLVRKGRQDKVEKNKTPALEGSPQRRGVCTRVFTTTPKKPNSALRKVARVRLTSGIEVTAYIPGEGHNLQEHSIVLVRGGRVKDLPGVRYKIIRGSLDTQGVKNRKQARSRYGAKKEK
- the rpsG gene encoding 30S ribosomal protein S7; amino-acid sequence: MPRKGPAPKRPVIIDPVYGSPLVTSLINKVLLNGKRSTAERIVYGAMEGLREKTGNDPIITLKRALENIKPTLEVKSRRVGGATYQVPIEVKPGRANTLALRWLVGYSRARREKTMTERLLNELLDASNGLGAAVKKREDTHKMAESNKAFAHYRW